A single window of Brevundimonas vitisensis DNA harbors:
- a CDS encoding DUF3426 domain-containing protein: protein MILTCPSCATSYFAPDQAIGAGGRTVRCKACAHTWRATLDEPLELTASAEEEPAPSAGRRDETPETLAETPAPELPRAYRARAEHQRRVRRAATHGVAWAGLASVFVALMGAAWLFRVEVVDLAPRTAAAYAAVGIPVNPTGLEFEAVSARAVPNDPGTVVVSGALRNVRDREVTAPAVRVALLDTHGAEIGHAVVRIDAAPVLPGGVQGFAVLIPDPGSKASGVGVDFVLATDGEDDRKTDPSHAGHGADHGPAASDDHGPAVPAPRPLPTADQGSLRPALSPVADDLPTMRPLDAVPVETAPLDKSHDEAVSASHHG, encoded by the coding sequence ATGATACTGACGTGCCCGTCCTGCGCCACCAGCTATTTCGCGCCCGATCAGGCCATCGGGGCGGGCGGCCGCACCGTCCGCTGCAAGGCCTGCGCCCACACCTGGCGCGCGACGCTGGACGAACCCCTGGAACTGACCGCCAGCGCCGAGGAAGAGCCCGCTCCGTCCGCGGGGCGACGCGACGAGACGCCCGAGACCCTGGCCGAGACCCCCGCCCCCGAACTGCCCCGCGCCTATCGGGCAAGAGCCGAACATCAACGGCGTGTCCGCCGGGCCGCCACCCACGGCGTGGCCTGGGCCGGCCTGGCCAGCGTCTTTGTCGCCCTGATGGGGGCGGCCTGGCTGTTCCGGGTCGAGGTCGTTGACCTGGCCCCCCGCACCGCCGCCGCCTATGCCGCCGTCGGGATTCCGGTCAATCCGACAGGGCTGGAGTTCGAGGCGGTCAGCGCCCGTGCCGTGCCGAACGACCCCGGAACGGTGGTGGTATCCGGGGCGCTGCGCAATGTGCGAGATCGCGAGGTCACGGCCCCGGCGGTCCGCGTCGCCCTGCTGGATACGCACGGCGCCGAGATCGGCCATGCGGTGGTCCGCATCGACGCCGCGCCGGTCCTGCCCGGTGGCGTCCAGGGCTTTGCCGTGCTGATCCCCGATCCGGGCAGCAAGGCGTCCGGCGTCGGCGTCGATTTCGTGCTGGCGACGGATGGCGAGGACGACCGCAAGACGGACCCGTCCCATGCCGGCCATGGTGCGGACCACGGCCCGGCCGCAAGCGATGATCACGGTCCGGCCGTGCCTGCGCCGCGCCCTCTGCCCACTGCCGATCAAGGCTCCCTGCGACCGGCCCTGTCACCGGTGGCGGACGATCTGCCGACCATGCGGCCGCTGGACGCCGTGCCGGTCGAGACGGCCCCTCTCGACAAGTCTCATGACGAGGCGGTATCCGCCTCGCATCATGGCTGA
- a CDS encoding DUF4126 domain-containing protein, whose translation MPEIDLSALAGADSAWAVWVLPVLLGLGLASATGLRTFLPLLMLAGAARFGLFGIDLNAQMAWLTSDAAIMALGIAAVVEFTGDKIPVVDNALSTLGLITRPVAGAVAAGSVFAGVDPTTAAVAGVIIGAPTALAFNAAQGGARLTSTATTGGLGNPVLSFLEDILAVFTVILSFLAPILVPILLIVLAVVVFRLARRLRRPRPA comes from the coding sequence ATGCCGGAAATCGACCTTTCCGCCCTGGCCGGAGCCGACAGTGCCTGGGCGGTCTGGGTGCTGCCTGTGCTGCTCGGGCTGGGGTTAGCCTCGGCGACCGGGCTGCGGACGTTCCTGCCCCTGCTCATGCTGGCCGGAGCGGCACGGTTTGGCCTGTTCGGCATCGATCTGAATGCCCAGATGGCCTGGCTGACGTCCGACGCCGCCATCATGGCCCTGGGTATAGCGGCAGTGGTGGAGTTCACCGGCGACAAGATACCGGTCGTGGACAATGCTTTGTCGACCCTGGGCCTCATCACGCGCCCGGTCGCCGGGGCCGTGGCGGCGGGCAGCGTCTTTGCCGGTGTCGATCCGACCACGGCGGCCGTGGCGGGGGTGATCATCGGAGCGCCGACGGCCCTGGCGTTCAATGCCGCCCAAGGCGGAGCGCGCCTGACCTCCACAGCGACGACGGGTGGCCTGGGCAATCCGGTTCTGTCGTTCCTAGAGGACATACTGGCGGTGTTCACCGTCATCCTGTCCTTCCTGGCACCGATCCTGGTGCCGATCCTGCTGATTGTGCTGGCGGTGGTGGTCTTCCGCCTGGCGCGCAGGCTGCGAAGACCGCGACCCGCCTGA
- a CDS encoding phosphoribosyltransferase, producing MADPETRADPTVLLPEAEVRRVVDELAARIAPVVDDQTVAVVLLTGGLWFAADLTRALARAGAHVRFDALWLASYGDETTSRGRIDVHAPLQRSVQGRKVLILDDVFDTGLSLAEAVRIMREAGASEVLTCVFARKPWPLPRAPEPDFVGWEAPNRFLVGYGLDHAGAWRGLADICALD from the coding sequence ATGGCTGATCCCGAAACCCGCGCCGACCCGACCGTCCTGTTGCCGGAGGCGGAGGTTCGCCGCGTCGTCGACGAACTGGCCGCGCGGATCGCACCCGTCGTCGATGACCAGACGGTGGCGGTGGTGCTGCTGACCGGCGGCCTGTGGTTCGCCGCCGATCTGACCCGCGCCCTGGCCCGCGCCGGGGCCCATGTCCGCTTCGATGCGCTGTGGCTGGCCTCCTATGGCGACGAGACGACCAGCCGCGGCCGGATCGACGTCCATGCCCCGCTCCAGCGGTCGGTTCAGGGGCGAAAGGTCTTGATCCTCGACGATGTGTTCGACACCGGACTGTCTCTGGCCGAAGCCGTGCGGATCATGCGGGAGGCGGGAGCGTCGGAGGTCCTGACCTGCGTCTTCGCCCGCAAGCCGTGGCCCCTGCCCCGCGCGCCAGAGCCCGACTTCGTGGGATGGGAAGCCCCGAACCGCTTTCTGGTCGGCTATGGCCTGGATCATGCCGGCGCCTGGCGGGGCCTGGCCGATATCTGCGCCCTGGACTGA